The following are encoded in a window of Corynebacterium argentoratense DSM 44202 genomic DNA:
- a CDS encoding DAK2 domain-containing protein yields the protein MDSKVTGASADSPYPTALDGAGVYRWACVAAAALGEHRAEINAMNVFPVPDSDTGSNMAHTMAAAVEEVHRRFGPDPDVESLTLDDVAGALAAGSVRGARGNSGVVLSQVWRGIAEATAGGRVDGNTISRALTLARAMVDRAIADPVEGTVITVLRSAAVAAEDAVNHQAPLYDVVQQATTAAKTALQNTPSQLSALREAGVVDAGGAGFVVLLSSLLSYLEGTPVETHPTIVDDLANQPEMEVMAYLESTGERQIDLDALRTALEGMGNSLIIAPEGHAAQTHIHTTQPGEVVELLYTSAPIVSGLRLEVLPPAPATSQPERVLVAVVPEGPLVNLFEDAGVRVLSPSNNTSPTATFNEDAVNAFAASLRAEAATEVVLIPNGVLSRRDLISAELACTAAGKTLSIVHSDCPVRGIAALAVHDPASPFAVDCFSMGDAASSMRVARIVDNTTPNTYASYADWQYGAFNARVFDDAPLATATTVQQCLLDTCTHMLQRGGELVTLLQGEPFLDDNDVAELQQQLNHARDGLDVGDISVVSVHAEGIRPLVEIGVE from the coding sequence TTCCCGTCCCCGATTCCGATACCGGATCCAACATGGCACACACCATGGCGGCGGCGGTGGAAGAAGTTCACCGACGTTTCGGGCCCGACCCCGACGTAGAATCCCTCACCCTTGATGACGTCGCGGGGGCACTGGCGGCAGGATCCGTGCGCGGCGCGCGCGGCAACTCCGGGGTTGTGCTCAGCCAAGTGTGGCGGGGGATAGCCGAAGCAACCGCAGGTGGTCGAGTAGATGGCAACACCATCAGCCGCGCTCTTACCCTCGCTCGAGCCATGGTCGACCGGGCTATCGCGGACCCCGTCGAAGGGACCGTCATCACCGTGCTGCGCTCCGCAGCAGTCGCCGCCGAAGACGCCGTCAATCACCAGGCGCCCCTGTATGACGTCGTCCAGCAGGCCACAACAGCCGCAAAAACAGCATTGCAAAATACCCCCTCGCAACTCAGTGCCCTGCGCGAAGCAGGGGTGGTAGACGCAGGTGGTGCAGGCTTCGTCGTGCTGCTATCCAGCCTGCTGTCCTACCTCGAAGGCACACCGGTTGAAACGCATCCGACAATTGTCGATGACCTAGCCAACCAGCCAGAAATGGAGGTCATGGCGTACCTGGAATCGACTGGTGAGCGGCAGATCGACCTTGACGCCCTGCGTACAGCACTCGAAGGCATGGGCAACAGCCTCATCATCGCCCCCGAAGGCCACGCCGCCCAGACCCACATTCACACAACCCAACCAGGCGAGGTCGTGGAACTGCTCTACACCAGCGCCCCCATCGTCAGCGGCCTGAGGCTCGAAGTGCTGCCCCCAGCTCCCGCGACGTCACAACCCGAACGCGTCCTGGTGGCCGTGGTGCCCGAAGGGCCCCTCGTGAACCTCTTCGAGGACGCAGGCGTGCGCGTGCTCAGCCCCAGCAACAACACCAGCCCCACTGCCACCTTCAACGAAGACGCCGTCAATGCCTTCGCCGCATCCCTACGGGCAGAAGCCGCCACAGAAGTCGTCCTCATCCCCAACGGTGTGCTCAGCCGCCGCGACTTGATCTCCGCAGAACTCGCGTGCACAGCCGCCGGCAAAACACTGAGCATCGTCCACAGTGACTGCCCCGTCCGCGGAATCGCCGCCCTCGCCGTCCACGACCCCGCATCCCCCTTCGCCGTCGACTGCTTCAGCATGGGCGACGCAGCCTCCAGCATGCGGGTCGCACGCATCGTCGATAACACCACCCCCAACACCTACGCATCCTACGCAGACTGGCAATACGGAGCCTTCAACGCACGTGTCTTCGACGACGCACCACTAGCCACCGCAACCACCGTCCAACAATGCCTCCTAGACACCTGCACCCACATGCTCCAACGTGGCGGCGAACTAGTGACCCTCCTACAGGGCGAACCCTTCCTAGACGACAATGACGTCGCTGAACTTCAGCAACAACTCAACCACGCGCGCGACGGACTCGACGTCGGCGACATCTCTGTCGTCAGCGTCCACGCCGAGGGGATCCGCCCACTGGTTGAAATCGGGGTCGAATAA
- a CDS encoding ATP-dependent DNA helicase RecG codes for MLGWHDDRPLGSIIPPKQAAKLDFDNVYELLTYYPRAWASHGSGVDIDAANDGDVVTFVGTIARAQSGYTSAGKFMHRVDVDVQSPLGARSINATFFQARLPAKQLTQGARVMMSGKVKFFRGNPQVSHPTYVVITDPDAHTTTPRRRTTGGGGLTQLSDYGSPEQLQELMESLDYLAIYPARKGTTSWAILGAVNAVLQATPPIREPLGDTPEDLPSFDEAIRGIHQPDHRGPRPFVDRIKYNEALALALVMALRRADTAHRTAPPCPPTPEPSWQQLTASLPFEQTSGQRDVIADISRDLSSTHPMSRLLQGEVGSGKTLVALAAMLQVVDAGKQCAFLAPTEVLAVQHARGITNMLGRAGLGTSVVCLTGSMSTAAKRDALLSIISGQADIVVGTHALIQDSVEFFELGLVIVDEQHRFGVQQRDRLRHTGSDVIPHLLVMTATPIPRTIAMTTFGDLDVSTLTQLPGGRKPITSVVVPEEKPAWVARAWERIREEVNAGHQAYVVCPRIEGDGGVEAVALMLGQQIFPDLRVAALHGRMHPEDKDAVMASFGRGDIDVLVSTTVIEVGIDVPNATVMYIREADNFGVSQLHQLRGRVGRGGHASLCLLHTHQPIDSDSYTRLSDIAATSDGFKLAELDLRSRHEGDVLGTVQSGKTKSVKLLSLIDDAALIERANRDAASLVEKNIELARRLVSDIEVDAREFIDKS; via the coding sequence ATGCTTGGCTGGCACGACGATCGCCCACTCGGCAGCATCATCCCACCCAAACAAGCCGCCAAGCTCGACTTCGACAACGTCTACGAACTACTGACCTACTATCCGCGCGCCTGGGCATCCCACGGCAGCGGAGTAGACATTGACGCCGCGAACGACGGTGACGTCGTCACTTTCGTCGGCACCATCGCACGGGCACAATCCGGCTACACCTCCGCCGGAAAATTCATGCACCGGGTCGACGTTGACGTCCAGTCACCCCTAGGGGCACGAAGCATCAACGCCACCTTCTTCCAAGCACGCCTGCCCGCCAAACAACTCACACAAGGCGCCCGCGTGATGATGTCCGGAAAAGTAAAATTCTTCCGCGGCAACCCCCAAGTCTCACACCCCACCTACGTCGTCATCACCGACCCAGACGCACACACCACCACACCCCGCCGACGCACCACCGGTGGAGGGGGCCTGACACAGCTCAGCGACTACGGATCCCCCGAACAACTCCAAGAACTCATGGAATCCCTGGACTACCTCGCCATCTACCCCGCGCGCAAAGGCACAACCTCCTGGGCCATCCTCGGAGCAGTCAACGCCGTCCTCCAAGCCACACCACCCATACGCGAACCACTCGGCGACACACCAGAAGACCTCCCCAGCTTTGACGAGGCAATCCGCGGCATCCACCAACCAGACCACCGCGGCCCACGCCCCTTCGTCGACCGCATTAAGTACAACGAAGCCCTCGCCCTCGCCCTCGTCATGGCACTGCGCCGAGCGGACACCGCCCACCGCACAGCACCCCCATGCCCACCCACACCAGAGCCCTCATGGCAGCAACTCACAGCAAGCCTGCCATTCGAGCAAACCAGCGGCCAACGCGATGTCATCGCTGACATCTCCCGCGACCTCAGCAGCACCCACCCCATGAGCCGACTACTACAAGGAGAAGTTGGCTCGGGTAAAACACTGGTCGCCCTGGCTGCCATGCTCCAAGTCGTCGACGCCGGAAAGCAATGCGCCTTCCTCGCCCCCACCGAAGTACTCGCGGTCCAACACGCACGCGGCATCACCAACATGCTCGGCCGCGCGGGGCTGGGAACTTCTGTGGTGTGCCTGACCGGCTCCATGAGCACCGCCGCCAAACGCGACGCCCTGCTATCGATCATCTCCGGGCAGGCCGACATTGTCGTTGGCACCCACGCGCTCATTCAAGACAGCGTCGAATTTTTCGAGCTGGGGCTCGTGATCGTCGACGAGCAGCATCGCTTCGGTGTCCAACAGCGCGATCGTCTGCGGCACACCGGTAGCGATGTCATACCCCACCTGCTGGTCATGACCGCCACCCCCATTCCCCGCACCATCGCGATGACAACATTCGGCGACTTGGACGTCTCCACACTCACCCAGCTACCCGGCGGGCGTAAACCCATCACCAGCGTCGTTGTGCCCGAAGAAAAACCCGCGTGGGTGGCGCGCGCCTGGGAACGCATTCGTGAAGAAGTCAACGCAGGCCACCAAGCGTATGTAGTGTGCCCGCGCATCGAAGGCGACGGTGGGGTAGAGGCCGTTGCCCTCATGCTCGGACAACAGATTTTCCCGGACCTGCGGGTGGCAGCACTCCACGGGCGCATGCACCCAGAAGACAAAGATGCTGTGATGGCATCCTTCGGTCGAGGTGATATTGATGTGCTGGTGTCAACCACCGTCATCGAAGTTGGCATCGACGTGCCCAATGCCACCGTGATGTACATCCGCGAGGCCGATAATTTTGGGGTATCACAGTTGCATCAGTTGCGGGGACGCGTCGGGCGTGGCGGGCACGCGTCATTGTGCTTGCTGCACACCCACCAGCCGATCGACAGTGATTCCTATACCCGGTTGAGCGACATCGCCGCCACCAGTGACGGTTTTAAACTTGCCGAACTTGATCTGCGCTCCCGTCACGAGGGCGACGTGTTGGGTACCGTCCAGTCCGGAAAAACGAAGTCCGTCAAGCTGCTGTCGTTGATTGATGACGCCGCGTTGATTGAACGCGCAAACCGTGACGCGGCGTCATTGGTGGAAAAAAATATTGAGCTTGCCCGCCGCTTAGTCAGTGATATTGAAGTGGACGCGCGCGAGTTCATCGATAAGAGTTAG
- a CDS encoding acetyl-CoA carboxylase biotin carboxyl carrier protein subunit, protein MNICAPFAGIVHYRVDPGTRVETGTIVATIEAVKLDAPLLAPGPGIVGQKLCADYADVEGGQAVLTLEEG, encoded by the coding sequence ATGAACATTTGTGCCCCCTTCGCTGGCATCGTGCACTACCGGGTTGACCCCGGTACGCGGGTTGAAACCGGCACTATTGTGGCGACGATTGAGGCTGTGAAGTTGGACGCCCCATTACTGGCGCCAGGTCCGGGGATCGTTGGGCAGAAATTATGCGCGGACTATGCCGATGTCGAAGGCGGGCAAGCAGTGTTGACCCTAGAGGAAGGCTGA
- the rsmD gene encoding 16S rRNA (guanine(966)-N(2))-methyltransferase RsmD: MGQTRIISGVARGRKISVPPRGTRPTSDRAREGLFSSLAVRFGFEGRRVLDLFAGSGALGLEAASRGAEEVVLVDESPAAVETIRRNIEVVGHPRVSVVEMKASSYVASAQAGYFDMVLADPPYDLSDEAVNEMVRALLPCLRDGAAVIVERHVDSPNTDWPECLIPTTQKLKKRTFGIARMDMAVFDAELYAPASGEES; this comes from the coding sequence GTGGGACAAACTCGAATCATTTCCGGTGTAGCCCGTGGACGCAAGATTAGCGTTCCGCCGCGTGGCACCCGGCCGACCTCTGATCGCGCGCGAGAGGGACTTTTTTCATCCCTTGCCGTTCGTTTTGGATTCGAAGGCCGCCGCGTACTCGACCTGTTTGCCGGTTCGGGGGCGCTAGGGCTGGAGGCCGCCTCACGCGGGGCGGAAGAGGTTGTTTTGGTAGATGAATCCCCGGCAGCCGTGGAAACCATCCGGCGCAATATCGAGGTCGTTGGTCACCCGCGCGTCAGCGTGGTGGAGATGAAAGCCTCGAGCTATGTGGCATCTGCACAGGCCGGCTACTTCGACATGGTTTTGGCTGATCCTCCATATGATCTCTCGGACGAGGCCGTCAACGAGATGGTGCGGGCGTTGCTTCCCTGTCTGAGGGACGGCGCCGCAGTGATCGTGGAACGGCACGTGGATTCCCCCAATACCGACTGGCCTGAATGCCTTATCCCTACCACCCAGAAGTTAAAGAAACGTACCTTTGGCATCGCACGCATGGACATGGCTGTGTTTGATGCGGAACTATACGCTCCCGCGAGCGGAGAGGAGTCCTAG
- the coaD gene encoding pantetheine-phosphate adenylyltransferase has protein sequence MRVVCPGSFDPVTMGHLDVFERAARQFERVTVLVTHNPNKQGMFTVEERMQLIEQAAADLDNVDVDSWSGLLVDYTTNHGVSVLVKGLRSGLDYEYELPMAQMNHRMTGLDTFFLLTDPKYGYISSTLSKEVARYGGDTSGILPPNVVEALNKKLA, from the coding sequence GTGCGCGTCGTATGCCCAGGCTCATTCGACCCTGTCACCATGGGGCACTTAGATGTGTTCGAACGAGCCGCACGGCAGTTTGAGCGCGTCACAGTGCTAGTGACGCACAACCCGAACAAGCAAGGGATGTTCACGGTCGAAGAACGCATGCAGCTCATAGAGCAGGCCGCCGCTGATCTAGACAACGTTGATGTTGATTCTTGGAGCGGGCTGCTGGTTGATTACACCACCAACCATGGGGTGAGCGTACTGGTTAAGGGTCTACGCAGCGGATTGGACTATGAATATGAGCTGCCCATGGCTCAGATGAACCACCGCATGACGGGCTTGGATACATTTTTCCTGCTCACTGATCCCAAATACGGCTACATTTCCTCCACGCTCAGCAAAGAAGTTGCTCGCTACGGTGGGGACACATCGGGGATTCTTCCACCGAACGTGGTTGAAGCGTTGAATAAGAAATTGGCTTAA
- a CDS encoding sulfite exporter TauE/SafE family protein → MALALTVGLVVALGAGLQRVAGMGLGLIAATILSIVIGPVEGVMIVNVLAVITAFGTAWAARADIDWRHFALIAPVLVLGSIPAALLITRIDKSGLQVLVGVTLLIALTTVMFGQRHIPRVHSPVWAVIAGIIGGFTNTLAAIAGPVITVYAQASRWDHHKFAATLQPLFIVTGAVSVATKTRFGAGSVAHTAPSVWVAGVIGLTAGLVVGGKVARRVPRKRARQLALSVAFLGAIAALVRGLVG, encoded by the coding sequence ATGGCCCTCGCGTTGACAGTCGGGCTCGTGGTGGCTCTTGGCGCCGGTCTGCAGCGTGTTGCGGGCATGGGGCTCGGTCTGATTGCCGCAACAATCCTGTCCATAGTTATCGGCCCTGTTGAAGGCGTCATGATTGTCAATGTGCTGGCGGTCATCACAGCCTTCGGGACGGCGTGGGCTGCGCGCGCGGATATCGACTGGAGACATTTCGCGCTGATCGCGCCTGTGCTCGTGCTTGGTTCGATACCCGCGGCGTTATTAATCACTCGCATTGATAAATCCGGATTGCAGGTGCTCGTCGGGGTAACGCTGCTTATCGCTCTGACTACCGTGATGTTTGGACAACGTCATATTCCCCGCGTGCATTCACCTGTGTGGGCAGTCATCGCTGGCATCATCGGTGGTTTCACGAACACCTTGGCTGCCATCGCCGGCCCCGTGATCACCGTGTATGCTCAGGCATCTCGTTGGGACCACCATAAATTCGCAGCCACGTTGCAGCCCCTGTTCATTGTCACGGGTGCGGTGTCTGTTGCGACGAAAACCCGCTTTGGTGCCGGCAGCGTGGCGCACACAGCACCCAGCGTGTGGGTGGCTGGTGTCATCGGCTTGACTGCTGGACTCGTAGTGGGCGGTAAGGTGGCGCGCCGTGTGCCGCGGAAACGGGCCAGGCAGCTGGCGCTCAGTGTCGCATTCCTTGGTGCGATCGCTGCGCTGGTCCGTGGCCTAGTTGGCTAA